In Phaseolus vulgaris cultivar G19833 chromosome 10, P. vulgaris v2.0, whole genome shotgun sequence, a single genomic region encodes these proteins:
- the LOC137818918 gene encoding serine/threonine-protein kinase OXI1-like produces MSDGESASDRSFDFEDVTVVSAVGRGAKGVVFLARAGGRWSSECVALKVMSKALIAQKRTRKEEEEYGRVSFEEEVLRRFDHPLLPRLRGVLETEKVVAFAIDYCHGGTLHSLRKKQTEKMFSDDTIRFYAVELVLALEYLHELGIVYRDLKPENVMIQENGHIMLVDFDLSKKLNPKSPNSLSQNTSPSPNSEKRSRKQQRLTRLYSFCNSGISPWDSDSEPPLGTADSVRRTESDSVEKSNSFVGTEEYVAPEILSGKGHGFSVDWWSYGILLYEMLYGTTPFKGSNKKETFYRILTKTAELTGEKTALRDLIGRLLEKDPERRIQVEEIKGHDFFKGVKWDEVLHIARPPYIPENEVENKVGFSKNDVEVFVNQVFFPTNDDDGVENSDNNNNTAWVRELNHIPTQKNDDFLIF; encoded by the exons ATGAGCGACGGCGAAAGCGCCTCCGATCGATCGTTCGATTTCGAGGACGTGACAGTGGTCTCCGCCGTGGGGCGCGGCGCCAAGGGCGTGGTGTTCCTGGCGCGCGCCGGCGGCCGGTGGTCGAGCGAGTGCGTGGCGCTGAAAGTGATGTCGAAGGCGCTGATTGCGCAGAAGAGGACGAGAAAGGAGGAGGAGGAGTACGGGAGAGTGTCGTTTGAAGAGGAAGTGCTCCGTCGTTTCGATCACCCGCTCTTGCCAAGGCTGAGAGGCGTTTTGGAAACGGAGAAAGTGGTTGCGTTCGCCATTGATTACTGCCACGGTGGCACGCTCCACTCTCTCAGGAAGAAACAGACTGAGAAAATGTTCTCCGATGACACCATCAG GTTTTACGCTGTGGAATTGGTGCTTGCGTTGGAATATTTACACGAATTGGGAATAGTATACAGAGATTTGAAGCCAGAAAATGTGATGATTCAAGAAAACGGCCACATAATGCTCGTCGATTTTGATCTCTCCAAAAAGCTAAACCCTAAGTCCCCTAACTCACTGAGTCAAAACACGTCCCCGAGTCCTAACTCGGAGAAACGTTCAAGGAAACAACAACGATTAACTCGTTTATACAGTTTTTGTAACTCGGGCATCTCACCGTGGGACTCGGACTCGGAGCCCCCACTCGGTACCGCCGACTCAGTGCGTCGCACCGAGTCCGACTCAGTCGAGAAATCAAACTCGTTCGTCGGAACAGAGGAGTACGTGGCACCGGAAATCTTATCAGGGAAAGGTCACGGGTTTAGCGTAGATTGGTGGTCATACGGCATCCTTTTGTACGAGATGCTATACGGAACGACGCCGTTTAAGggctcaaataaaaaagaaacgtTTTACCGAATTTTAACAAAAACGGCAGAGTTAACCGGAGAGAAGACGGCGTTACGGGATTTAATTGGAAGATTGTTGGAAAAAGATCCTGAGCGTCGGATCCAGGTGGAGGAGATTAAGGGCCACGATTTCTTCAAAGGGGTTAAGTGGGACGAAGTGTTGCACATTGCAAGACCACCTTATATTCCCGAAAATGAGGTTGAGAACAAAGTGGGGTTTAGCAAAAACGACGTCGAAGTGTTCGTGAACCAAGTGTTTTTTCCCACGAATGATGATGATGGCGTTGAGAATTCTGATAACAACAACAACACAGCATGGGTTCGTGAATTGAATCACATTCCCACTCAGAAGAATGacgattttttaattttttga